In Mixophyes fleayi isolate aMixFle1 chromosome 4, aMixFle1.hap1, whole genome shotgun sequence, the following proteins share a genomic window:
- the LOC142151539 gene encoding interleukin-1 beta-like, translated as MADVPELSVISMDSYSENEEEFYVDYTCEMKSSMKHLEWTSCHTSWSPCRSGIQSDIKKHRKPVHSFKKAIMLVVFVEKLKGRKCCDKQTFFDDNDLLNHILVEEEIPFNTIDDTCAPPSKFRYSKTTVHIIRDSRQKCLTLQEYEGNARLVALFLQGNNLEQEAKINMGSYISAPVVEDKRPVTLGLAGRNLFLSCTPEEDKADTPVLSLTVSMYE; from the exons ATGGCAGATGTTCCTGAATTAAGTGTCATCTCAATGGACAGCTACAG TGAAAACGAGGAGGAATTCTATGTGGACTACACCTGTGAAATGAAG AGCAGTATGAAGCATTTAGAATGGACCTCGTGTCACACCAGTTGGTCACCGTGCAGATCTGGAATACAGTCAGACATAAAGAAGCACAGAAAGCCTGTGCACTCCTTCAAGAAGGCAATAATGCTGGTAGTATTTGTGGAAAAGCTGAAGGGAAGGAAATGTTGTGACAAACAGACCTTTTTCGATGACAATGACCTGCTGAACCACATCCTAGTGGAGG aAGAAATCCCCTTCAACACCATAGATGACACATGTGCGCCTCCGTCCAAATTCCGATATAGTAAAACAACTGTGCACATTATTAGAGACAGCAGACAAAAGTGTCTGACACTGCAGGAATATGAAGGCAACGCGCGTCTTGTGGCCTTGTTTTTACAGGGGAACAATCTTGAGCAAGAAG caaAGATAAACATGGGCAGCTACATTTCAGCACCTGTTGTGGAAGACAAACGTCCAGTCACATTGGGTCTGGCAGGTCGcaatctctttttatcttgtactcctGAAGAAGATAAGGCAGATACTCCGGTTCTATCTCTGACGGTGAGTATGTATGAATGA
- the LOC142151540 gene encoding interleukin-1 beta-like, translating to MAEVPELNAVSMDSYSENEEEFYADPPCEMKSSMKHLEWTSCHTSWSPCRSGIQSDIKKHRKPVHSFKKAIMLVVVVEKLKGRKCCDKQTFFDDNDLLNHILVEEEISFNTIDDTCAPPSKFRYSKTTVHIIRDSRQKCLTLQEYEGNAHLVALFLQGKNLEQEAKINMGSYISAPVVADKRPVTLGLAGRNLFLSCTPEEDKADTPVLSLTEVTNIQGKRNNDLLPYLFYKTQNTSNSTTFESVAFPGWYISTSQDEHKFVQMKPQDDQEFLRDFVTYPGVI from the exons ATGGCAGAAGTTCCTGAATTAAATGCAGTCTCAATGGACAGCTACAG TGAAAACGAGGAGGAATTCTATGCAGACCCCCCCTGTGAAATGAAG AGCAGTATGAAGCATTTAGAATGGACCTCGTGTCACACCAGTTGGTCACCGTGCAGATCTGGAATACAGTCAGACATAAAGAAGCACAGAAAGCCTGTGCACTCCTTCAAGAAGGCAATAATGCTGGTAGTAGTTGTGGAAAAGCTGAAGGGAAGGAAATGTTGTGACAAACAGACCTTTTTCGATGACAATGACCTGCTGAACCACATCCTAGTGGAGG AAGAAATTTCCTTCAACACCATAGATGACACATGTGCGCCTCCGTCCAAATTCCGATATAGTAAAACAACTGTGCACATTATTCGAGACAGCAGACAGAAGTGTCTGACACTGCAGGAATATGAAGGCAACGCTCATCTTGTGGCCTTGTTTCTACAGGGGAAGAACCTTGAGCAAGAAG cAAAGATAAACATGGGCAGCTACATTTCAGCACCTGTTGTGGCAGACAAACGTCCAGTCACATTGGGTCTGGCAGGTCGcaatctctttttatcttgtactcctGAAGAAGATAAGGCAGATACTCCGGTTCTATCTCTGACG GAGGTCACCAACATTCAGGGGAAAAGGAACAATGATTTGCTGCCCTACCTCTTCTACAAAACACAGAATACCAGTAATAGCACCACCTTTGAGTCAGTGGCTTTCCCTGGGTGGTATATTAGCACGTCACAGGATGAGCACAAGTTTGTGCAAATGAAGCCACAAGATGATCAAGAATTTCTAAGAGATTTTGTTACTTATccaggagtaatctga